One Arvicanthis niloticus isolate mArvNil1 chromosome 3, mArvNil1.pat.X, whole genome shotgun sequence DNA segment encodes these proteins:
- the Cdkn3 gene encoding cyclin-dependent kinase inhibitor 3 isoform X5 encodes MKPPISIQASCKFKDVRRNIQKDTDYAVSKNEAQAGSLGIHPRSDEESQLAEELKSYGIQDVFVFCTRGELSKYRVPNLLDLYQQYGIVTHHHPIPDGGTPDIGSCWEIMEELATCLKNNRKTLIHCYGGLGRSCLVAACLLLYLSDSISPQQAIDSLRDVRGSGAIQTIKQYNYLHEFRDKLAAYLSSRDSLSRSVSR; translated from the exons ATGAAGCCG CCCATTTCAATACAAGCAA GTTGTAAATTTAAAGATGTTAGAAGAAATATTCAGAAAGATACAG ACTATGCTGTGTCAAAAAATGAAGCCCAAGCTGGGAGCCTAGGGATCCACCCTCGATCAGATGAAGAAAGCCAGCTTGCAG AGGAACTAAAGAGCTACGGGATCCAAGACGTGTTTGTTTTCTGCACCAGAGGGGAACTGTCAAAATATAGAGTCCCAAACCTTCTGGACCTCTACCAACAATATGGAATTGTCACCCATCATCATCCGATCCCAGATGGAGGGACTCCCGACATCGGCAGCTGCTGGGAAATCATGGAGGAGCTGGCcacctgcctcaaaaacaaccGGAAAACCCTGATACA ctGTTATGGAGGACTTGGAAGATCTTGCCTTg TAGCTGCTTGTCTCCTCCTATACTTGTCTGACTCAATTTCACCACAGCAAGCCATAGACAGCCTTCGAGATGTCAGAGGATCTGGGGCAATTCAGACCATCAAG CAATATAACTATCTTCATGAATTCCGGGATAAATTAGCTGCCTATCTATCATCAAGAGATTCACTGTCAAGATCTGTGTCCAGATAA
- the Cdkn3 gene encoding cyclin-dependent kinase inhibitor 3 isoform X2, with amino-acid sequence MKPPISIQASEFDSSDEEPVDDEQTPIQISWLPLSRVNCSQFLGVCALPGCKFKDVRRNIQKDTDYAVSKNEAQAGSLGIHPRSDEESQLAEELKSYGIQDVFVFCTRGELSKYRVPNLLDLYQQYGIVTHHHPIPDGGTPDIGSCWEIMEELATCLKNNRKTLIHCYGGLGRSCLAACLLLYLSDSISPQQAIDSLRDVRGSGAIQTIKQYNYLHEFRDKLAAYLSSRDSLSRSVSR; translated from the exons ATGAAGCCG CCCATTTCAATACAAGCAAGTGAGTTTGATTCTTCAGACGAAGAGCCTGTTGACGATGAACAGACTCCAATTCAAATTTCATG GCTACCTCTGTCACGAGTGAATTGTTCTCAGTTTCTTGGTGTATGTGCTCTTCCAG GTTGTAAATTTAAAGATGTTAGAAGAAATATTCAGAAAGATACAG ACTATGCTGTGTCAAAAAATGAAGCCCAAGCTGGGAGCCTAGGGATCCACCCTCGATCAGATGAAGAAAGCCAGCTTGCAG AGGAACTAAAGAGCTACGGGATCCAAGACGTGTTTGTTTTCTGCACCAGAGGGGAACTGTCAAAATATAGAGTCCCAAACCTTCTGGACCTCTACCAACAATATGGAATTGTCACCCATCATCATCCGATCCCAGATGGAGGGACTCCCGACATCGGCAGCTGCTGGGAAATCATGGAGGAGCTGGCcacctgcctcaaaaacaaccGGAAAACCCTGATACA ctGTTATGGAGGACTTGGAAGATCTTGCCTTg CTGCTTGTCTCCTCCTATACTTGTCTGACTCAATTTCACCACAGCAAGCCATAGACAGCCTTCGAGATGTCAGAGGATCTGGGGCAATTCAGACCATCAAG CAATATAACTATCTTCATGAATTCCGGGATAAATTAGCTGCCTATCTATCATCAAGAGATTCACTGTCAAGATCTGTGTCCAGATAA
- the Cdkn3 gene encoding cyclin-dependent kinase inhibitor 3 isoform X6 — MKPPISIQASEFDSSDEEPVDDEQTPIQISWLPLSRVNCSQFLGVCALPEELKSYGIQDVFVFCTRGELSKYRVPNLLDLYQQYGIVTHHHPIPDGGTPDIGSCWEIMEELATCLKNNRKTLIHCYGGLGRSCLVAACLLLYLSDSISPQQAIDSLRDVRGSGAIQTIKQYNYLHEFRDKLAAYLSSRDSLSRSVSR; from the exons ATGAAGCCG CCCATTTCAATACAAGCAAGTGAGTTTGATTCTTCAGACGAAGAGCCTGTTGACGATGAACAGACTCCAATTCAAATTTCATG GCTACCTCTGTCACGAGTGAATTGTTCTCAGTTTCTTGGTGTATGTGCTCTTCCAG AGGAACTAAAGAGCTACGGGATCCAAGACGTGTTTGTTTTCTGCACCAGAGGGGAACTGTCAAAATATAGAGTCCCAAACCTTCTGGACCTCTACCAACAATATGGAATTGTCACCCATCATCATCCGATCCCAGATGGAGGGACTCCCGACATCGGCAGCTGCTGGGAAATCATGGAGGAGCTGGCcacctgcctcaaaaacaaccGGAAAACCCTGATACA ctGTTATGGAGGACTTGGAAGATCTTGCCTTg TAGCTGCTTGTCTCCTCCTATACTTGTCTGACTCAATTTCACCACAGCAAGCCATAGACAGCCTTCGAGATGTCAGAGGATCTGGGGCAATTCAGACCATCAAG CAATATAACTATCTTCATGAATTCCGGGATAAATTAGCTGCCTATCTATCATCAAGAGATTCACTGTCAAGATCTGTGTCCAGATAA
- the Cdkn3 gene encoding cyclin-dependent kinase inhibitor 3 isoform X3 — MKPPISIQASEFDSSDEEPVDDEQTPIQISWLPLSRVNCSQFLGVCALPGCKFKDVRRNIQKDTEELKSYGIQDVFVFCTRGELSKYRVPNLLDLYQQYGIVTHHHPIPDGGTPDIGSCWEIMEELATCLKNNRKTLIHCYGGLGRSCLVAACLLLYLSDSISPQQAIDSLRDVRGSGAIQTIKQYNYLHEFRDKLAAYLSSRDSLSRSVSR, encoded by the exons ATGAAGCCG CCCATTTCAATACAAGCAAGTGAGTTTGATTCTTCAGACGAAGAGCCTGTTGACGATGAACAGACTCCAATTCAAATTTCATG GCTACCTCTGTCACGAGTGAATTGTTCTCAGTTTCTTGGTGTATGTGCTCTTCCAG GTTGTAAATTTAAAGATGTTAGAAGAAATATTCAGAAAGATACAG AGGAACTAAAGAGCTACGGGATCCAAGACGTGTTTGTTTTCTGCACCAGAGGGGAACTGTCAAAATATAGAGTCCCAAACCTTCTGGACCTCTACCAACAATATGGAATTGTCACCCATCATCATCCGATCCCAGATGGAGGGACTCCCGACATCGGCAGCTGCTGGGAAATCATGGAGGAGCTGGCcacctgcctcaaaaacaaccGGAAAACCCTGATACA ctGTTATGGAGGACTTGGAAGATCTTGCCTTg TAGCTGCTTGTCTCCTCCTATACTTGTCTGACTCAATTTCACCACAGCAAGCCATAGACAGCCTTCGAGATGTCAGAGGATCTGGGGCAATTCAGACCATCAAG CAATATAACTATCTTCATGAATTCCGGGATAAATTAGCTGCCTATCTATCATCAAGAGATTCACTGTCAAGATCTGTGTCCAGATAA
- the Cdkn3 gene encoding cyclin-dependent kinase inhibitor 3 isoform X7: MKPPISIQASCKFKDVRRNIQKDTEELKSYGIQDVFVFCTRGELSKYRVPNLLDLYQQYGIVTHHHPIPDGGTPDIGSCWEIMEELATCLKNNRKTLIHCYGGLGRSCLVAACLLLYLSDSISPQQAIDSLRDVRGSGAIQTIKQYNYLHEFRDKLAAYLSSRDSLSRSVSR; the protein is encoded by the exons ATGAAGCCG CCCATTTCAATACAAGCAA GTTGTAAATTTAAAGATGTTAGAAGAAATATTCAGAAAGATACAG AGGAACTAAAGAGCTACGGGATCCAAGACGTGTTTGTTTTCTGCACCAGAGGGGAACTGTCAAAATATAGAGTCCCAAACCTTCTGGACCTCTACCAACAATATGGAATTGTCACCCATCATCATCCGATCCCAGATGGAGGGACTCCCGACATCGGCAGCTGCTGGGAAATCATGGAGGAGCTGGCcacctgcctcaaaaacaaccGGAAAACCCTGATACA ctGTTATGGAGGACTTGGAAGATCTTGCCTTg TAGCTGCTTGTCTCCTCCTATACTTGTCTGACTCAATTTCACCACAGCAAGCCATAGACAGCCTTCGAGATGTCAGAGGATCTGGGGCAATTCAGACCATCAAG CAATATAACTATCTTCATGAATTCCGGGATAAATTAGCTGCCTATCTATCATCAAGAGATTCACTGTCAAGATCTGTGTCCAGATAA
- the Cdkn3 gene encoding cyclin-dependent kinase inhibitor 3 isoform X1, whose product MKPPISIQASEFDSSDEEPVDDEQTPIQISWLPLSRVNCSQFLGVCALPGCKFKDVRRNIQKDTDYAVSKNEAQAGSLGIHPRSDEESQLAEELKSYGIQDVFVFCTRGELSKYRVPNLLDLYQQYGIVTHHHPIPDGGTPDIGSCWEIMEELATCLKNNRKTLIHCYGGLGRSCLVAACLLLYLSDSISPQQAIDSLRDVRGSGAIQTIKQYNYLHEFRDKLAAYLSSRDSLSRSVSR is encoded by the exons ATGAAGCCG CCCATTTCAATACAAGCAAGTGAGTTTGATTCTTCAGACGAAGAGCCTGTTGACGATGAACAGACTCCAATTCAAATTTCATG GCTACCTCTGTCACGAGTGAATTGTTCTCAGTTTCTTGGTGTATGTGCTCTTCCAG GTTGTAAATTTAAAGATGTTAGAAGAAATATTCAGAAAGATACAG ACTATGCTGTGTCAAAAAATGAAGCCCAAGCTGGGAGCCTAGGGATCCACCCTCGATCAGATGAAGAAAGCCAGCTTGCAG AGGAACTAAAGAGCTACGGGATCCAAGACGTGTTTGTTTTCTGCACCAGAGGGGAACTGTCAAAATATAGAGTCCCAAACCTTCTGGACCTCTACCAACAATATGGAATTGTCACCCATCATCATCCGATCCCAGATGGAGGGACTCCCGACATCGGCAGCTGCTGGGAAATCATGGAGGAGCTGGCcacctgcctcaaaaacaaccGGAAAACCCTGATACA ctGTTATGGAGGACTTGGAAGATCTTGCCTTg TAGCTGCTTGTCTCCTCCTATACTTGTCTGACTCAATTTCACCACAGCAAGCCATAGACAGCCTTCGAGATGTCAGAGGATCTGGGGCAATTCAGACCATCAAG CAATATAACTATCTTCATGAATTCCGGGATAAATTAGCTGCCTATCTATCATCAAGAGATTCACTGTCAAGATCTGTGTCCAGATAA
- the Cdkn3 gene encoding cyclin-dependent kinase inhibitor 3 isoform X4 yields the protein MKPPISIQASEFDSSDEEPVDDEQTPIQISWLPLSRVNCSQFLGVCALPGCKFKDVRRNIQKDTEELKSYGIQDVFVFCTRGELSKYRVPNLLDLYQQYGIVTHHHPIPDGGTPDIGSCWEIMEELATCLKNNRKTLIHCYGGLGRSCLAACLLLYLSDSISPQQAIDSLRDVRGSGAIQTIKQYNYLHEFRDKLAAYLSSRDSLSRSVSR from the exons ATGAAGCCG CCCATTTCAATACAAGCAAGTGAGTTTGATTCTTCAGACGAAGAGCCTGTTGACGATGAACAGACTCCAATTCAAATTTCATG GCTACCTCTGTCACGAGTGAATTGTTCTCAGTTTCTTGGTGTATGTGCTCTTCCAG GTTGTAAATTTAAAGATGTTAGAAGAAATATTCAGAAAGATACAG AGGAACTAAAGAGCTACGGGATCCAAGACGTGTTTGTTTTCTGCACCAGAGGGGAACTGTCAAAATATAGAGTCCCAAACCTTCTGGACCTCTACCAACAATATGGAATTGTCACCCATCATCATCCGATCCCAGATGGAGGGACTCCCGACATCGGCAGCTGCTGGGAAATCATGGAGGAGCTGGCcacctgcctcaaaaacaaccGGAAAACCCTGATACA ctGTTATGGAGGACTTGGAAGATCTTGCCTTg CTGCTTGTCTCCTCCTATACTTGTCTGACTCAATTTCACCACAGCAAGCCATAGACAGCCTTCGAGATGTCAGAGGATCTGGGGCAATTCAGACCATCAAG CAATATAACTATCTTCATGAATTCCGGGATAAATTAGCTGCCTATCTATCATCAAGAGATTCACTGTCAAGATCTGTGTCCAGATAA